The Gemmatimonadota bacterium DNA segment GACGAGTACCCCGCCCACGTCTCCTCGAACCAAACCCCCGACGCCGGAGTGGGCGGGAGTGCCGCGGCCTGTTGTACGTTGACCGTAACGGTGTCCGCGCTGCAGCAGCTTGCCGACACCACGATCCGCACCGTCCCCGCGGCGTTCCCCATAACGAGACCGGTCGGGCTCACGCTCCCGATGAGACTGGAAAGGCTCGTCCAGGAGAGTCCCGGATTGGAAACCACGTTTCCGTTCCCGTCCCGGGCCGTCGCGCTCAACTGCAAGGTCGAGCCGATCCCGACAATCGTTCCGCCGTCCGGGGTGATCTCGATCGTACCGATCGCTGGCGGAGGAGGAGGAGTCTGGGCCGCCTGCACAGTGATTAGGACTGTGTCCGCGCCGCAACAGACGGCTGACACCACGATCAGCGCCGTTCCCGCAGAGTTTGCTGTCACGCGTCCCAAGCTCGTCACGGATGCCACATTGCTCGACAGGCTCCCCCAGGTCAGGCCAGGATTGGAGACAGTGTTCCCCTGCGCGTCCTTGGCCACTGCGCTCAGCTGGAGCGTCGAGCCGACGACAATGGTACCCCCGTCCGGCGAGATAGCAACCGTTCCGACCGACGGAGCCGACACCGTTACCCCGGTGGGGACCACGGAAAGCTGCCCGAAGACCGCCCCGCCGGTGTCCAAGGAACCCCGGTAGGAAACCATCTGGAAGTCGTAGCTGGTGCCGGGATTGAGGCCCTGGACAGTGCAGGTCACCGTGCTTCCGATTGCGGCGCCCGTAACGACCCCCGAGCAGGTGCCCTGCGTCACGGGTGAAGCACCTCCCCACCCCCATCCCATCGGCGTGGTCCGGTAGCGAACCTGCGACTTGGCGGGGTTTCCGGTGCCATCGTCAACCTGCGTAAAGCGTAGCGTGACCGAGCTCGTCGTCACCAACGTGACCCTGAGATCGGTGACCTGACCGGGAATCCCGGTCGGGGCCGGCGCGGAAGGTTCCGGTTCGGGCTCCGGCTGTGGTTCGGGCTCCGGCTGTGGTTCGGGCTCGGGCTCAGGTTCGGGCTCGGGCTCAGGTTCGGGCTCCGGCTCCGGCTCCGGCTCGGGTTCCGGCTCGGGTTCCGGCTGTGGCTCCGGCTGTGGCTCGGGCTCCGGCTGCGGCTCGGGTTCCGGCTGTGGCTCGGGCTCCGGCTGGGGCTCCGGTTGCGGTTCGGTAGGCGGGATGGTCCCCCCACCCTCTCCCGGCTCGTCCACGGGTGGCGGAGGCCGCGAAGTGATCGTAATGGTCGCCCATCCCTTGATCGTTGGCGCGGCTGCCTGTGCGACCCCGCCGAAGGCTGCCGAGCCGGTGGCAGAGTTCACCTCCGCAGTAATCGTCACGGATCCCGTCCCGACCGCGACGACGCTTCCCGCCCCATCCACACTCGCTCGTGTGAGACTGGAGCTACTCCAAGTCAGTGCAACATCTGGAACCAAGTTTCCATATCGGTCCACGACCTGGGCCACCAACTGGCGGGTCGATCCTACTTCCATCGAAGCCGCGCTCGGCGAGACAAACACGACGTCGGGCGTACTCGCCCGGGCTCGGACACGGATCTCTACTTTGCGCCGATTCCATCGAGATCTGTTGTCCTGAATGCTCGCCTCGAGCACCTGCTGGCCGGCGCGCTCGCCGAAGGTCCAAACCGCCTCCGCGACACCGTTTGATCCGGTCACGGCCTGCAAGGGAGCGACCGACCCGCCACCCGCACCGAGGGCGAAGTCCACCGCCACATTTGGAACCGGTCTTCCAATATTGTCTGTAACCAGCACTCGCACCGCATCATCCGCGGTCTCACCGACGACACCGTCAACGACGCCGTCAACAACATTGAACTCGAGCGCGTCCTGGTCGAGCAGGGTGGGTCCGGTAGCGGAAGAGTTGCAGGAGGCGAGGGCCAGGGCGAGAAACGCCCAGGCCGTCGTCGAAGTCGCCCGGGGCGCGCCCTTCCACCCGCTGCGCACCCGCAGGCGATCACTTTTAGCCTTCGGTCTATGCACCTTCATCTTATTCCTTTCAGCCAAGGCCGGGCTTCAGAGCCTGTCGCGCTTGGACTTCGACCCGATTGGCGGTGTATTCGTGTTGGATAGTTGCAGCAGGTGCTGAGCTCCTGCGGCGCTTCCTTGCCTCACGTGTGGAGAGGGCAAACAATGAACCCAGAGGGAGCCGCCCGACCTGCAGCGGCCTCAAATGGCTTGGTTAAGCCAAAAACTCTTAAGGGGAGCGAAAGCGGGGGGACACCCGAGAGGGCGCCGTTTCAGAAATGACTTCCGAACTTCGCGCACTGTTTTCGTGGAGTTTGCACCTGGCCGCCGCAGGGGAGTCGAGGCCGTTCACGGCAGGGAAGATCACGCCGATCTCCGACCCCCAGGCTTCAGGTCCGGCGACGGGCGTTTCTTAAGGAATTAAAAGGGAAATCCGAATGCGACCGAGCGGCTGCCGGCGGGCGGAACCGAACCCGCGGGCAGATCACGGTTCCCGGTTTTCGAGACCAGAAGTCAGAACGAATTTTCGTGGCGTCCCCGCCACAGAGTTCGAGCCTCATTGGGAGCGGCTCGTCCGTTTGGGTCGCTGTGGTTCACCCCTAGTGGAATCAGCCGATGCTCCGGAAGGCCATACCAGCCTGTGCAGTCGTATGATTACTGCTGCAATTCTTTGGTGGACTGAGACTTACAACAGATCGTGCCCCGGCCGGAACGGACGGATGTGACCTGCCGGCAAGTGTTTTGGATGGTTTGTATAGACCCTCGGGATCAATCGCCTCGTGGAGAGGGCGCCCTCCGATCCCAAGCCGGGCGTAACACACGAACAAGAACTCGACTTCGTGTTAACTCCGGCGCGCCCCCTTTGCCCTCTTCCGCACCTCCAACACGAGGTTCTGCAGGTCGGCCGGCGAAACACCCGGAATCCTCCCCGCCTGCGCCAGATTCTGGGGGCGGACCCGAGCCAACTTGTCCCGGGCCTCACGGGAGAGAGTCACGAATTCGCCGTAAGCGAGGTCCTCGGCGAGCAAGAACTCGGCTTGCGCCCGGAGTCGCTGGGCCCGCTCCCCTTCCCTGAGCACATATCCGGCGTACTTCACCTCGACTTCGACCGCCGTGAGCTGCTCCTCGTGTTTCCCGAAGGGCGCGCCTCCGGCCTCCGCGAGATCGAGGGCCCGGACACCCGGACGCCGAAGCAATTCCTCTCCCCGCGCCGGTCGGGCCACTTCGGCGCTCCCGGCCGCCCTCAGAAGCGGATTCACGGCCTCGGGATGGAGTTTGGTCGAGCGGAACCAGTCGAGCAGCTCACTCCGGCGGTTCAACCGTCCTTCGAGGGCCGCCTCCTGACCCTCGAGGAGAAGCCCATTCTTTCTCGCGAGCGGGCCGAGGCGCTCGGGGGCGTTGTCCTGACGAAGAAGAAGCCGGAACTCCGCTCGTGAGGTGAAGAGGCGATACGGCTCGTCCACCCCCTTCGTGACGAGGTCGTCCACGAGGACTCCGATGTACGCCTGATCCCGCTCCAGAATGAAGGGCTCTCGGTCGAGAACCTGGAGCGCGGCGTTGGCCCCGGCCACGACTCCCTGTCCCGCGGCCTCTTCGTATCCCGTCGTGCCATTGATCTGGCCGGCGAAAAAAAGCCCGGGGACGGCGCGGACTTCGAGGGTGTGCCGCAGCTGGTGGGGCGGGAAGTAGTCGTACTCGATGGCGTAGCCGAGCTTCGTGATGCGGGCGTCCTCGAGGCCCGGGACCGTTCGGATGAAGGCCTCCTGAACGTCGGCCGGAAGGGAGGTCGAGAGGCCGTTCACATAGAGCTCCGTGGTCTCGAGCCCCTCCGGCTCGAGGAAGACCTGGTGCCGCGCGGCCGTCGGAAACTTCACGATCTTATCTTCGATCGAGGGACAATACCGCGGCCCCCGGCCCGAGATCTCGCCCCCATAGAGGGCGCTCCGCCCCAGGTTCTCCTGGACGACGCGCTTCAGCCCCTCTCCGGTCCAGGTGATCCAGCAGACCCTCTGCTCGGGGACCCTCTCCTCCACATAGGCGGAGAACCGGTAGTCCTGCGAGTCCCCCGCCTGGACTTCTACCTTGGAAAAGTCCACGGTACGGCCGTCCACTCGAGGAGGCGTGCCGGTCTTGAACCGGGCCATTTCGAGCCCC contains these protein-coding regions:
- the mnmG gene encoding tRNA uridine-5-carboxymethylaminomethyl(34) synthesis enzyme MnmG, with translation MTQAYDVIVVGGGHAGIEAAAASARLGVRTLLVTPDLSRIGQMSCNPAIGGVAKGVVAREVDALGGVMGRATDASRIHFRMLNRSKGPAVWSPRAQCDRGLYPRAVRRILDDLEQLDLFQEMVSGLWMEGERVGGVVTRGGLCFSASAIVVTAGTFLRGKIHVGGEAGIEAGRAGEAPSVELAEALEAKGLEMARFKTGTPPRVDGRTVDFSKVEVQAGDSQDYRFSAYVEERVPEQRVCWITWTGEGLKRVVQENLGRSALYGGEISGRGPRYCPSIEDKIVKFPTAARHQVFLEPEGLETTELYVNGLSTSLPADVQEAFIRTVPGLEDARITKLGYAIEYDYFPPHQLRHTLEVRAVPGLFFAGQINGTTGYEEAAGQGVVAGANAALQVLDREPFILERDQAYIGVLVDDLVTKGVDEPYRLFTSRAEFRLLLRQDNAPERLGPLARKNGLLLEGQEAALEGRLNRRSELLDWFRSTKLHPEAVNPLLRAAGSAEVARPARGEELLRRPGVRALDLAEAGGAPFGKHEEQLTAVEVEVKYAGYVLREGERAQRLRAQAEFLLAEDLAYGEFVTLSREARDKLARVRPQNLAQAGRIPGVSPADLQNLVLEVRKRAKGARRS
- a CDS encoding Ig-like domain-containing protein → MHRPKAKSDRLRVRSGWKGAPRATSTTAWAFLALALASCNSSATGPTLLDQDALEFNVVDGVVDGVVGETADDAVRVLVTDNIGRPVPNVAVDFALGAGGGSVAPLQAVTGSNGVAEAVWTFGERAGQQVLEASIQDNRSRWNRRKVEIRVRARASTPDVVFVSPSAASMEVGSTRQLVAQVVDRYGNLVPDVALTWSSSSLTRASVDGAGSVVAVGTGSVTITAEVNSATGSAAFGGVAQAAAPTIKGWATITITSRPPPPVDEPGEGGGTIPPTEPQPEPQPEPEPQPEPEPQPEPEPQPEPQPEPEPEPEPEPEPEPEPEPEPEPEPEPEPQPEPEPQPEPEPEPSAPAPTGIPGQVTDLRVTLVTTSSVTLRFTQVDDGTGNPAKSQVRYRTTPMGWGWGGASPVTQGTCSGVVTGAAIGSTVTCTVQGLNPGTSYDFQMVSYRGSLDTGGAVFGQLSVVPTGVTVSAPSVGTVAISPDGGTIVVGSTLQLSAVAKDAQGNTVSNPGLTWGSLSSNVASVTSLGRVTANSAGTALIVVSAVCCGADTVLITVQAAQTPPPPPAIGTIEITPDGGTIVGIGSTLQLSATARDGNGNVVSNPGLSWTSLSSLIGSVSPTGLVMGNAAGTVRIVVSASCCSADTVTVNVQQAAALPPTPASGVWFEETWAGYSSLPQYGSAPGIHWAQNSTIETGTLFDGSTGRFVRSRYPGNGGDGT